A part of Winslowiella toletana genomic DNA contains:
- the potG gene encoding putrescine ABC transporter ATP-binding subunit PotG, with amino-acid sequence MNDAIPRPQNKTAKALTPLLEIRNLTKSFDGQHAVDDVSLTIYKGEIFALLGPSGCGKSTLLRMLAGFEPPTQGTIWLDGQDLSHVPPYQRPINMMFQSYALFPHMTVEQNIAFGLKQDKLARGEIASRVEEMLALVHMQEYARRKPHQLSGGQRQRVALARSLAKRPKLLLLDEPMGALDKKLRDRMQLEVVDILERVGATCVMVTHDQEEAMTMAGRIAIMNRGKFEQIGEPEEIYEHPTSRYSAEFIGSVNVFEGLLRDRQEDGLVIDSPGLINPLKVDSDASVTDNVPVFIALRPEKVMLCDQPPADGCNFAVGEVVHIAYLGDLSIYHVRLRSGQMISAQLQNAHRFRKGAPTWGDEVHLCWDTDSCVVLTV; translated from the coding sequence GTGAACGACGCGATCCCTCGTCCGCAAAATAAAACCGCAAAGGCGTTAACGCCGCTGCTGGAAATCCGCAATCTGACCAAATCCTTTGATGGTCAGCACGCTGTTGATGATGTCAGCCTGACCATCTATAAAGGCGAAATCTTTGCTCTGCTTGGCCCGTCGGGTTGTGGCAAGTCGACCTTATTGCGCATGCTGGCCGGTTTTGAGCCGCCAACGCAGGGCACTATCTGGCTGGACGGACAAGATTTGTCGCATGTTCCGCCGTATCAGCGGCCGATTAATATGATGTTCCAGTCCTATGCCCTGTTTCCGCATATGACGGTGGAGCAGAATATCGCCTTTGGCCTGAAGCAGGACAAACTGGCGCGCGGCGAGATCGCCAGTCGGGTGGAGGAGATGCTGGCGCTGGTGCATATGCAGGAGTATGCCAGACGTAAACCTCACCAGCTCTCTGGCGGTCAGCGTCAGCGTGTAGCGCTGGCGCGCAGCCTCGCCAAACGGCCAAAGCTGCTGTTGCTGGATGAACCGATGGGCGCGCTGGATAAAAAACTGCGTGACCGCATGCAGCTGGAAGTGGTCGATATTCTTGAGCGTGTTGGCGCCACCTGTGTAATGGTGACCCACGATCAGGAAGAGGCGATGACCATGGCGGGACGGATTGCGATTATGAATCGCGGTAAGTTTGAGCAGATTGGTGAGCCGGAAGAGATTTATGAACATCCAACCAGCCGGTACAGCGCCGAATTTATCGGCTCAGTTAACGTGTTTGAAGGGTTGCTGCGTGACCGTCAGGAAGATGGTCTGGTGATTGACAGCCCGGGGCTGATTAACCCACTGAAGGTCGATTCTGACGCCTCGGTTACCGATAACGTGCCGGTGTTTATCGCCCTGCGCCCGGAAAAGGTGATGCTGTGCGATCAGCCTCCGGCCGATGGCTGTAACTTTGCCGTCGGTGAAGTGGTGCATATTGCCTATCTCGGTGACTTGTCGATTTATCATGTGCGCTTACGCAGCGGCCAGATGATCTCTGCCCAGTTGCAGAATGCGCATCGCTTCCGCAAAGGTGCGCCAACCTGGGGTGATGAAGTCCATCTCTGTTGGGATACTGACAGCTGTGTGGTGCTGACGGTCTGA
- the potH gene encoding putrescine ABC transporter permease PotH: MSQYHETSTEPAAVSAQAVHGLPGRLLLRHGRKLVIALPYLWLILLFLLPFLIVLKISFAEVARAIPPYTDLISWADDQFSLILNLANYLQLTDDPLYADAYLQSLKLAGISTIICLLIGYPLAWAVAQSKPSVRNILLLLVILPSWTSFLVRVYALMGLLNNNGVLNHFLMWAGVIDHPLEILYTNIAVYIGIVYCYLPFMVLPIYTALTRIDYSLVEASLDLGAGPLKTFFKVIVPLTKGGIIAGSMLVFIPAVGEYVIPELLGGPDSIMIGRIIWQEFFNNRDWPVASALAVIILLILILPIIWFHKHQNKEMGDKA, from the coding sequence ATGAGCCAATATCACGAAACATCCACTGAACCAGCGGCCGTCAGCGCGCAGGCAGTCCATGGCCTGCCCGGACGTTTGTTGCTGCGACATGGGCGCAAGCTGGTGATCGCACTGCCTTATCTGTGGCTGATCCTGCTGTTTTTGCTGCCATTTTTAATTGTGCTGAAAATCAGTTTCGCCGAAGTGGCGCGCGCCATTCCGCCGTATACCGATCTGATTAGCTGGGCCGACGATCAGTTTAGCCTGATCCTGAATCTCGCCAACTATTTGCAGCTGACCGATGATCCACTCTATGCCGATGCTTACCTGCAGTCGCTGAAGCTGGCAGGGATTTCGACCATTATCTGTCTGCTGATCGGCTATCCACTGGCGTGGGCGGTGGCGCAGAGTAAACCGTCGGTGCGCAATATCCTGCTGTTGCTGGTGATTCTGCCGTCATGGACCTCATTCCTGGTGCGCGTTTACGCGCTGATGGGGCTGCTGAATAACAACGGTGTTCTCAACCATTTTCTGATGTGGGCGGGGGTTATCGATCACCCGCTGGAAATCCTCTACACCAATATTGCGGTGTATATCGGTATTGTTTACTGCTATCTGCCGTTTATGGTGCTGCCGATCTATACCGCGCTGACGCGTATCGACTATTCGCTGGTGGAAGCGTCGCTGGATCTCGGCGCCGGACCGCTGAAAACGTTCTTTAAGGTGATTGTCCCGCTGACGAAAGGCGGCATTATTGCCGGTTCGATGCTGGTGTTTATCCCGGCGGTCGGCGAGTACGTGATCCCGGAACTGCTCGGCGGCCCGGACAGTATTATGATTGGCCGTATTATCTGGCAGGAGTTCTTTAATAACCGCGACTGGCCAGTGGCGTCGGCGCTGGCGGTGATTATTCTGTTGATCCTGATCCTGCCGATTATCTGGTTCCATAAGCATCAGAATAAAGAGATGGGAGACAAAGCATGA
- the potI gene encoding putrescine ABC transporter permease PotI, with protein MNNLPAVRSPWRTAILLVCFSLLYAPMLLLVVYSFNRSQLVTVWESFSFHWYKVLFQDDAMISAVTLSLSIAALAATAAVVLGTIAAVVIVRFGRFRGSTGFAFMLTAPLVMPDVITGLSLLLLFVAMGHAIGWPSDRGMLTIWLAHVTFCTAYVAVVINSRLRELDRSIEEAAMDLGATPLKVFFVITVPMIAPAIVTGWLLAFTLSLDDLVISSFVTGPGATTLPMQIFATVRRGVNPEINALASLILFVVGIVGFIAWRFMAHEEKQRVRDIQKARRG; from the coding sequence ATGAATAATCTTCCTGCGGTGCGTTCGCCGTGGCGCACCGCGATTCTGCTGGTGTGTTTCAGCCTGCTGTATGCGCCAATGCTGTTGCTGGTGGTCTACTCGTTTAACCGTTCTCAGCTGGTCACTGTGTGGGAGAGCTTCTCCTTCCACTGGTACAAGGTATTGTTCCAGGATGACGCGATGATCAGCGCGGTGACCCTCAGCCTGTCGATTGCGGCGCTGGCCGCGACCGCTGCGGTGGTGCTGGGAACCATCGCGGCGGTGGTGATCGTACGCTTTGGCCGTTTTCGCGGTTCAACCGGCTTTGCCTTCATGCTGACCGCGCCACTGGTGATGCCGGATGTGATCACTGGTTTGTCGCTGCTGCTGCTGTTTGTGGCGATGGGACACGCTATCGGCTGGCCGAGCGATCGCGGCATGCTGACCATCTGGCTGGCGCATGTCACGTTCTGTACCGCCTATGTGGCGGTGGTGATTAACTCGCGTCTGCGTGAGCTGGATCGTTCCATCGAAGAAGCGGCGATGGATCTGGGCGCCACACCGTTAAAAGTGTTCTTTGTCATTACCGTACCGATGATTGCGCCGGCGATTGTTACCGGCTGGCTGCTGGCCTTTACCCTGTCACTGGATGACCTGGTGATCTCCAGTTTTGTTACCGGCCCGGGCGCAACCACACTGCCAATGCAGATCTTTGCTACGGTACGCCGTGGGGTGAATCCGGAAATCAACGCACTGGCGTCGCTGATTCTGTTTGTGGTCGGTATTGTCGGCTTTATCGCCTGGCGCTTTATGGCCCATGAAGAAAAGCAGCGGGTTCGCGATATTCAGAAAGCAAGACGTGGCTGA